The sequence below is a genomic window from Coffea arabica cultivar ET-39 chromosome 8e, Coffea Arabica ET-39 HiFi, whole genome shotgun sequence.
GGAGTATTGATGTTTGTTATTAGAAAAATGAGGAGTCAATGAAGGAAGttgattttttgtttgacaTGGAACTTAGCAGAAAATAGAGAAGGCAAAAGGTTGTGGGATACAAGGACAAAAACAATTTCAAAGTGAAACTATTGTCTAACAGTTGGCGTATAATGCAGTTTGTAGTAAGCTTAGGTTCTCAATCGTTCATGAAGCAAGATGGTAAATAGGACTCATGCAGAGCACTCTCCAGCTTAAGAATGCCAATTGGTTTTGATGTTTAGAATCATAATTTACGTTTTCTGCATAATCTGAAGAGAATCCAGCTATTTACTACAGTTTGTGTTGTGGATGTGCACAATACATCATGCACTTCATAATTCATCATGcctcttctttctcttctctATTCTGGAGTATCTTAGGTACTTCTCATGTGATGGGATTGATAATttgcattttaatatttttgttgCTGTAGGATTCCTGAGTTGGAATTTATTGGGAGTTCTAAATTGGTTGTTATTTGTTTTGTGTTAAAATAGACCATGTTTTCTGAATGATATGTTTGCTCTTTCACTATAGCTAGGCTTGTTACTGAATGCTGGAAAAGGATCTATTATCCaggtaaaaagaaaaattaattaaaaaaaacaatgaTAAAAAAATTTGCAAGATGCTGAATGAAGGTTTTTGTTATTTACTTGTGGATGGAATGTGTGTCTTCTATCCGTAAGAAGATGCTTCTGAATCTTCTGAATGGGAGATTAAGAAGAATCCCATTGGCAGGCGAAGGTTGGGAATTAGCAGCGTCATCTAGTGGTACAAGTACCTATGTTCTTTTGAGAGCCTGTGATAAGCTAAATCCATGAACTTTACCATGGCTTTTGGCTGTAGTTGCATTTAACTATGAATTTGTCATTTTTTTACTTTAGAAGGTCTTCTTTAAGCTGAAACACGCTGCATCAAATTTAATGAGATGCATGAATTTGGTCTTTTCAGCAATCAATGTAGCTTATTAAAATGCTTGCTGCAATATGACCAGGTATGTCCTCCTATGGTGGGGATGCTGCATGCAAGAGTTCCACTTCCTCCTCTTCAATGTGCAGAGGGCATGCCTGTCTTGGTCAATGCTAAGCAATATCGTGCAATCCTCAGACGAAGACGAATCCGTGCAAAGCTCGAGGCTCAGAACAAAATGCTCAAGTTCCGAAAGGTACTTGTAGCTTAAAGCCATCACTTTGTGCCTCAACTAATAAGTTCGGTTTTCATCCTTGAAAgtgttaattttgttttttgcaGCCCTACCTTCATGAATCTCGACATAAACATGCGGTAAGGAGACCTCGGGGTTCTGGAGGGCGCTTTTTGAATACGAAGGATATAAAGCCATCCAAGCTTTCATCTCCAAGCTATACTGAGGATGCTCCTCTTAAAATGCTTGCTGGAGATATATCTGGCTCCGAAGCTCGGCTCTCAGAAAGTTGTAGTTGGGCAGCTTCCACCCCATCTGGCTCTGATGTCACAAGCATATTCAATGGTGATGACATCTTCCAACACCCAGAGAATCAGGTGTCAGCCTCTTCTTTCCACATGGGCATGCGTGTCGGAAAAGATTCAACACATTTAGAAGCTGGCAACCTGCTTTTCTTATCCATTGATGGACGTGCTCGAAACTGACTGCATCTGCAGCTCTGTTGGGCAACTCGCAATGAATATTTGGCAGGACATCCTTGGCTATTTCACTACTCTTTGTTCCAGACTTGGAATAAAAGAGGGGACTTCCTCGTAGGATATGTCCCATTCAGGCATTCGATGGTTCCATGATTATGGTTTCCAGATAAAGAAGAAACGCATAGCTGGACCAATGTTGTGTGCTTTTAATTTTAGTGTCAATAAAAGGTAATGATCCTTAACTACTGCTCAGACAAGGAATGGTTGTGCTTTCAATTCCTTTTGTCTGATGTTTTTCAGAGTCTGTTTTTCTTGCATTTGGTTTTGTATGGCTGTGTTTGGCCATCGTTGGTGATTATGTCTTGCACT
It includes:
- the LOC113702810 gene encoding nuclear transcription factor Y subunit A-3 isoform X2 yields the protein MQSSCNKDGQSLAPFLITCSSLWNSTEQSKFSPSKSVITGPESSNNEFFHVKQSDLLFQELDSLSTLSTCQSQYVMADAARNSTSGDETHGRRAEQYQRSPLLCVSADFTVSQVQLDYNKSLACIPFPSSESYFGGLVAAYGPNALVCPPMVGMLHARVPLPPLQCAEGMPVLVNAKQYRAILRRRRIRAKLEAQNKMLKFRKPYLHESRHKHAVRRPRGSGGRFLNTKDIKPSKLSSPSYTEDAPLKMLAGDISGSEARLSESCSWAASTPSGSDVTSIFNGDDIFQHPENQVSASSFHMGMRVGKDSTHLEAGNLLFLSIDGRARN
- the LOC113702810 gene encoding nuclear transcription factor Y subunit A-3 isoform X1; this translates as MQSSCNKDGQSLAPFLITCSSLWNSTEQSKFSPSKSVITGPESSNNEFFHVKQSDLLFQELDSLSTLSTCQSQYVMADAARNSTCMHTIGSQCAGDETHGRRAEQYQRSPLLCVSADFTVSQVQLDYNKSLACIPFPSSESYFGGLVAAYGPNALVCPPMVGMLHARVPLPPLQCAEGMPVLVNAKQYRAILRRRRIRAKLEAQNKMLKFRKPYLHESRHKHAVRRPRGSGGRFLNTKDIKPSKLSSPSYTEDAPLKMLAGDISGSEARLSESCSWAASTPSGSDVTSIFNGDDIFQHPENQVSASSFHMGMRVGKDSTHLEAGNLLFLSIDGRARN
- the LOC113702810 gene encoding nuclear transcription factor Y subunit A-3 isoform X3 gives rise to the protein MADAARNSTCMHTIGSQCAGDETHGRRAEQYQRSPLLCVSADFTVSQVQLDYNKSLACIPFPSSESYFGGLVAAYGPNALVCPPMVGMLHARVPLPPLQCAEGMPVLVNAKQYRAILRRRRIRAKLEAQNKMLKFRKPYLHESRHKHAVRRPRGSGGRFLNTKDIKPSKLSSPSYTEDAPLKMLAGDISGSEARLSESCSWAASTPSGSDVTSIFNGDDIFQHPENQVSASSFHMGMRVGKDSTHLEAGNLLFLSIDGRARN
- the LOC113702810 gene encoding nuclear transcription factor Y subunit A-3 isoform X4, whose amino-acid sequence is MADAARNSTSGDETHGRRAEQYQRSPLLCVSADFTVSQVQLDYNKSLACIPFPSSESYFGGLVAAYGPNALVCPPMVGMLHARVPLPPLQCAEGMPVLVNAKQYRAILRRRRIRAKLEAQNKMLKFRKPYLHESRHKHAVRRPRGSGGRFLNTKDIKPSKLSSPSYTEDAPLKMLAGDISGSEARLSESCSWAASTPSGSDVTSIFNGDDIFQHPENQVSASSFHMGMRVGKDSTHLEAGNLLFLSIDGRARN